A segment of the Cotesia glomerata isolate CgM1 linkage group LG2, MPM_Cglom_v2.3, whole genome shotgun sequence genome:
TCCATCTACTAAACCATCTCCTGTAATTACAAACATTACcgttttgaataaatcaatcgattcaaatgtttcgacgaaaaaaaattttacaaaaatttcaaatgttttaccagtattaaatgaaaaattaattaaaacagcaGTCTCAATATCCAAACCCAAAGATAATGTTCCATCAAACTTTAACCAACCTTGTTCATCAGCATCAAATGAAGTTAAAGTTGATACATTCCgccatcaaaaaaaatttaaatctactTTGCAAGAAAATACTGttgaaagaaagaaaaattcaacttcTCAATTCGACGATTGTGAAACTCCTCATTCATTTATCTGTTCTACAGTATTTTATGATCAAGACTTAGGTTTGtgcgtgaaaaaatttgaagagtcTCAATGTATGGTTGTTACGTCCTGGGATGACACAAATGTAATCgactgcttgtttttacggtcAGACAACTAAATGCCTTTACCCTGGGAGTGGCAGTCACACTTATTGACAGATCTCTTTGATTTAGAACCTTATTGACTAATTAACGCTAAAGGGATGACAATCAGAACCGGTTGGAAAAAGGAAAAGAGgagaaaatgaaatattaaagaaagaaattaaatatttacttacgatttaaataatattaaataggtgttttatttataactggTACACTCAGGATATTGTTACGGAACACTTCTCTACTGGGTTGTTACGATTGGAATTGGTCAGTGAACAATTGCGTCAATTTGGATTTTAGGTCGTCTTCGTTGTTGAAGGTGATGTCGCAGCGAACTTGGCGTTGATTCGTCTAGAGGACGGAGATGTTGAAACTGGAGGATGGAGATGTTGAAACTGGAGAGTGGAGATGTTGAAACTGGAGGGTCCCTCGACGTTGAGTGCACGAAACACTAAGTTGATTGTCAACTTCAATGCTTGGGTTGGTGAGTGATGGAGTCTAATTCGATATTAACTCCGTtggtttaaattttgattttcgaAATCGATGCTTGATTTCAGTGGAAATAAGTAGATGTTgattagaaattgaaatttggtTGATTGGAATCTTATTCAAGACAAAAGAGTTCccgaaattgaatttttaccgTGTACTGTACTACACTCGTTGAGAGCTTCCTCGTAGTTTAAAAGTTCTTGACGCACTGACTGTGGCAGTCTGATGCTTGCCTTTTTATAATACTGCTAAGGGATGGACTTGATGGTAGAATGTTCCTCAGGTGACACACTTTAGACTGGTGTAGGGGTACCACTCCTGCGAATTCTAAGAAATCTGTAGTTGTGTTCGTCTTGTTCGTGGAAGACCTTTAACGCAATAGGTTTGTTGGATATTCGCATCGTTAATGTTTTTGTTCTTCTTTTTCCTGGAGTCCTGATCCCGCGCGTACAAATACGGGGTGATATGTCGCACCCTTAACCTTAGCGCGAAGCTCCCTCTTTTGTTTTCTGTTCTCCTGTTCTCGTCAGTCACTCAAACGTCGTTTCGACCTGTGTTCATTTCTTTTCCGGCACTCCTTTAATCGATATCAAGCCCTCTTCttcttttactttcttaaatcCTGATCCTTCTATTCCAATTGTCTTGCAGTAGGAATATTTTGAATCACTTATTAAATTGACCAAAATTTCCACTCGTAACAATGGTATTCCAAAACTGCCATTTCACCATTGAAGTTCAATCAGAAGAAagatgaatatttgttaagattttgataataaatagaaagtggaaattaacatttttaagaaaattaaaaaattataaagtgacagctaaatttaatgttatttaattttatgtattgatTGTTTCAAtgtgtgaatttattttttgttaattaatattaatcactTTGAATTTAtgatttgatatatatttgtttctttttttttaacttttcatttgttttttggGACTGCCCTCCAACCCCCCGCCGGGGCTTCGCCCCTGGACCCCGATTTTGGGCCCTCATATATCGCcgcatttgtaataaaaaatagtatgtaCAACTCGTGCGACGTTGTCGATTACTACAATTAGATTATACTATTAGACTATTTTtaagcaattatttattttagcattctaaattttatttatttggaatgCTTGCGGTCCTGCTATGCATGatatactatttttgcttttccttaattaatttttatatttaaatttgaataagacGAATTTAGGACACTGGTGCTACAAAATAGTGTAAGATACTCGTGGCTTAAATGAGCGATCATTCACGGCGTGTTAgcgcactcgcttcgctcgtttCTTACTCGTATCTTAATGTACTATTATATCATTGCTGACCATTTCAAAAACTCTGCCGTGAGCTATGTCAAATAAACtttctaatttaattgaaaactcTTACTCTTTTTGTTGGTTTGAGGACACCCCTGCATTTTTATGCAGATTTCTGTATTCATCGTgcaatttttgcaatttttgaaTACATCGTTTGTcatctaatgtaaaaatacCAGCAAATATCcaaaactttttaactttttcaatagttatttTACATCCATCGTACACTGTTGTTTTCACGGTTttagtataataaaatagtaacctTAAAACTTGTTTATTAGTAGctaatttattactatttatatcATCCGTAAGGTTTTCTAATAAAAACATCGgttttcgtaaatttttttctaaactcatgatgaaagttcttgatttTCAATAGATTGGAGCTCTCGCggttaaaaagatattttttagttgGTCGATAATTACcgatcaatttttccactttcaACTCATTGCACTAGTCACTTCAACttaacaattgaaaatttaatattataacatGAATTGAGAATTGTACCGTTTACTAtccaaaaatgaaatattgttGTCAAAAGAACCACAATAACCAGAATAGAcagtaagttaaaaattaatttatcgttttttatttactttaacgACCGTATACGACAATATATCTagttcttttattaattttgtgttgGTAATAACCGTATTACCGTACTTAAATTTGAACTATAATTCCTTCATAGAATCACTGTGTGACTTCCagataatttatgaattaaaattatttttttgaaagaaaaaaataagaaactttagatgaaatacaaaataaaaattaattagtaagtAGTTTAAGCAAAATAACGAGAAAAATcgataacaataaattttgaccTTTCCAAAggttttgtgataaattttttgcgcCAATATGGAAATTTCTCCATCTAAATAAGGGATCATAACAGAAGCAGAATCTAGTATTGTTGGTAAGTTAAAGAGTATATtgagtgaaataaaaattagttgcTAAAAAGTGCAAAAATcccatgttaattaaataggAAAAGTATCGTTATTTAGGCAGGGTTAAACggcatcgtaaaaatttttttttcatttctagaATTGTTTTTAGGTCaaacagaaataattttgacgaTACCCAAGTGGAAATAGCCAACTTGGTAAATAACGGAcaccctatatatatatatatatatatatatatatatatatatatatatatatatatatatatatatatatatatcttaatatatataaatctcgTGTCACAATATTTGTTCTCAATGGACTCCTAAACCACTTAAccgattataataaaatttgcacACCATGTGCAGTTCGATCCAACTTGAGAGATAGGATAGTTTAGATCTCAAATTATAGtcgcaattttaatttattgctaattatttgTCTGTTATTATTTGACAGTCACAATTATCTGTTAACTCCAAATGATTCTAACAGATGTCGATACCTTTCGACTGGGTTGAGTAAGTAACCAATAGATGGCGCTGCTATGGTAAATCTACGAACGTGTCATATAAGCTACATTTTAACAGCATAATTACCACGTGTTGTTGAcgctataaaattaattgaatttattttgtagTCAACGAAATACCgtataattcaattatttccaCTTGTTAAATTTTTGGTGTTAGCATAGCCGGCCACGTGTTACTTAGACTGAAGtgtaaattgcatttatattataatgaagataatacagtaaaattaatcctgttttttacttatttgtgCTTCATTGATcaaaactttataatttaatttgaatatatgtatgtaagtattatcacataattataaaatttaattaaaatgtcaatGCAAAAATGATACACAATTTCCTACACTTTTTCAATAGttgtacaaatatttttttttattgtttttatttaacctctattaaaaaatatttagcacttattatttcaatgtgCTATGATAACaagtttttcagattttttttcttatattcaAACGATTAAATTAGTATTTCAAttcttattgaaattattatttaaactctataatttaaatatgtacATGTCAGTATtatcacataattataaaagttaattagaatgattttcaatttttttttctcatatttaaacgattaatttattattttcagtcaAATGCCACGGAAAAAATCTAACCTCAACAACGCGAGCACCAGAGAGGCACAACGCAAACGTATTAAAAGAGCCCATCAGTTGGCAGCAGTGCAGCCAAATCGTGGATAGAAGTTACCCTTTCCCTAGACCTCTACCCACACGCCACACAATCATGCACTACTGTATCCTTGAGCGAGCAACGTCGATGTTGCTCGGAAGTAGATGCCAGCTCACATGCGAATGCTGAGCGCCAGCATTTGCTTGGCAGCGTGAGAGTCGGCAAGTCTGGTGAGGCTTGATAAATGTGCTTATGCTTTCGTGttcttcttttataaattataattataataatacacacactattattattattattattattatttatcattattacgGTTAATTTGACTGGAATGCAGCAATATAATTGCACTGCGGCGCATTTGCTCGGTGAAGCATAAAGTATTTgcttatttaaacaaaatattatttgtttttttaatgttattgttACTTGCTATATTTTTGCTTACACAAGCGTATTGGACAATATTGTTACAGCttactattattgtcattattattagttgACTATCATTATTAGCCACAGTTACGATTATCACGATAATTTGCAAACTATTAGTTTCATACTGACTGCCTGAGAATGCCTAGCTGCCTAGACAAAACATTAAGTCTGAACGTTAAACAGCgttgtttatttgttttcaGGTCACATGTCATTGCTAACATATCAGTGCAGATACATCTGAGCTAAAATGATCATTAGAAATCATTGAGTCAACTTGTAATGAATGTATCATTAAATTAGTTGAAATATAAGTCTGTGGTCAAGACATGAATCAAACAAACAAACGCGAAATGACATTTAAAATTCGGAGAAGTAATGTTGACAGACAACCGAAGTGTGCTCGACAGTTTAATATAGCCAACTTAAATAACCATCTCTAGATCATGTTCTAGATATCTTATCAGTCAACTAACGATTGTCAGCATAGAGACTGTGCTCAATTATGCATGTTCAGGAGACGATACAGCGATCACTGATCCTGTTGAGCTTAAAACACAATCAAATTCTGCTTTTTATCTAAAATGATGAGGATCGTCTCCAGCCATTGTCTCTGTGCAACATCAGATTTAGCTTTTACCtggtaaaatatttatgtagcATCCGAAATTGCCAACAAGCTCCTGCATCAGCTGTTCCAGGAAGTTGTAGGTTATTTTTGATCGATTGTCTTTTAGACAACCTCTTTTAGACAGAGTAAAATCTCTGtcggtttttaaaattacaggaCAATCGATCGCAAATAACTTTACAACTTCCTAAGGCAGCGGTGAGAGGAGCTGTTGGTAGTTTCGGGtctacataaatattttttaccaagattaaaagcaaaatcttggtgtattttttagattacagGACAATCGAACGCAAATAACTTTACAACTTCTTGGAGCAGCGGTCACAGGAGCTGTTGGTAGTTCCGAGtcctcgaaaatattttttactaagattaaaagcaaaatcttggtgtgttttaaaaataacaggaCAATTGATCGCAAATAACTTTATAACTTCCTGGAGCAGCGGTCAcaggaaaattaattaatttttagctatcttttgtattttaaatttcttagtaCTTATTTTGTATGATTACTATGTTTTTAATCGtctttgttaaaaattgtaaatatttagagATGTCCAATATTAAAGATATCTAAATTTACTGGTCTATATTTAGAGatggatattttttaagtttacgaataattaaaactgtcaatttttttatatttctaaattttcagttgtctttttattaacttgtctaaatttattcttctccatttttttaaatatctgtcATTTCACTTGTTTGTTTTATGATTTGTCTAATTTCATAgatatcttatttttaaattttataattttatgcttatcttttttaaaataattccaatttttctggtgactaaatttttacattactacCTTTATTGAtatcgaaattttgaattatccttatttagacaaataatttttttattatttctaatataatatttatataaattttttacttagtgATCTCTTTATTTAGAGTTGGCCAAATTTTGATGTTTCCATTTTCCGTAAAATTCTTGACCGGTACGAATCATTGAAAGGCattgtaataacaataatttgtattaaaaaaacaaaataaaaaaaatttttgtttgaaaaaaaaaaaaaaaaaacattgccGAGTTCTCGAACCCGGTACTTTAGGCACCCGAGCCAAAAGATTTACCGCGCGCCTATCAAGGCAGCTTACTGAGTATGAGTAAACTTATATCTAAATTGCGTTTAGAAATTTCAAGTTATCATTAACTATTAAccataatattaacaataataataatgataatgataacaataataataataatagtaagaataacaataaaacaataattacaattttaataataaattttatacgttTGCttgtgtaaatatttaattataagcaaaaaaaaaaaaaaaacaagtaataacaataatttgtattaaaaaaacaaaataaaaaatatttttgtttaaaaaaaaataaaaaaaaaaaattgccgaGTTCTCGAACCCGGTACTTTAGGCACCCGAGCCAAAAAATTTGCCGCGCGCCTATCAAGGCATCTTACAGGGACATAgtggtaatttatatttaacttgCATTTAGGAATTCCGAGTAAGAATTAAccgtaataacaattattaatgataaataataataataataataataataattattattattattattattattattataatttataatttataaaagaagaacctgaaaacataaaaaatttgacgcaTGACGTCACACGCGAGGATCCTCGCGCtgacttcatttttttccaagcCTCACTTTTGGCTTGCCGACTCACGAACGTGCTCAGCTTCCATGTATTAGAGTAAATGCTGGCGGTTTGGTGGTGGAACTTTGGCGCGCGAGGGGCAACGGACTTCGGTCGCTCTCGGCTCCTTCCGAGCAACATCGACGCTGCTCGCTCACGGATACAGTAGTGTATCATTGTGTGGCGTGTGTGTAGAGGTCTAGGGAAAGGGTAACTTCTACCCACGATCTGGCTGCACTGGTTGGCAGAACAAATTGAATCAAGAAATCCAGCTCAAAGAATCAGGACAGCAGAACGTCATGCACAAGAATCTCAAGAACAGTGTAACGAACGTCTTCCAGAGAATATCATAAGAACAAGAGCAGCAGGAGAACGAGACATAGCCACAGTAGGAGCACAGgaacaataatttcaatttatacaTGTAAGTAATATCACatagttttataaaagttaattaatatatcaATGAGAAAATGGCACAAAGCTCCCCAcactttttcaataattgtacaaaaatttttatattatttttatttaacctccattgaaaattattttgcacttattattttaatgtgcTATGATAACATGTTTTTCAGTTCctttttctaatatttaaacgattaaattattattttcagtcaAATGCCACCGAAAAAATCTAACCTCAACAACGCGAGCAGCAAAGGGTCACGACGCAAACGTGTTGAAAGAGCTCAGCAATTACCAAAACAAATCGAAACAAGAAATGCAGCTCAAAGAATCAGGACTGCAGAAAGTCGTGCACAAGAATCTCAAGAACAGCGTGACAAACGTCTGCAACAGAATATTACGAGAACAAGAGCGGCACGAGAACGAAACATAGCTACAGTACGAGTACTAGATCGACAAAGGCAACGGATCAGCCGCTCATTAACACGTGCATCATTCGTTCGGCTTGCCTTTGAATATGCACCAGATATTAACTACTCAGCGCATTCAAAAATTGCTATCGGTGGAATGGATAAAGTATGTCAATATTGTCAGGCATTGAAATTTCGGAATGAAGCAGCCGGCATGTGCTGCGCATCAGGAAAAGTTGTGCTGTCACCTCTACCCGCTCCGCCGGAGCCTTTATTATCCCTTCTTACTGGCAATTCAGATGattccaaattatttttgcgtaAGATACGCAAATTTAATTCTTGCTTCCAAATGACGTCATTTGGGGCAACTAAAATTTGCGATCGTGCATCCGATGGACGTAATTTTGAAACTACATTCAAAATTCAAGGCCAGGTGTACCATAAAATCGGATCACTGATGCCAATGCCTGATAACAATCCgaaatttcttcaaatttattttatgggcGATTGTGAAGAGCGCGTGACAACTCAGTGcctgtataattttattgaacaaGCAGAGGAAAGAGCAATTGTGAtattattggaaaattttttagaagatCACATTCAACTAATTCAATTGATCAAAAGAGTTTCGCCACGACTGCAAAATGACAATTATCAAATCGTCATAAAAGCCGACAAAGTACCATTAGGTGAACATGCTGGTAGATTCAACGCTCCAACTGTTGATGAGGTTGCTGTTATCATGGTTGGTGATCCAGTTGACAAAAgatctataaaaattacacgGCAAGACAACACTGTCAGTACGATTTCGGATCTACACCGTTCATATGACGCACTACAATATCCATTGATATTTTGGCAAGGACAAGATGAATATCACCTTAATATCAAGCAGTATGATCCAAATACTggtaaatttgataattatctatttaCTTTCTTACTTTACGTATAGATTTTAATTTCGTattgcattttattttttatttttttaggtgattacagaaataataaagttagctcAATGAACTACTACGCACACCGAATAATGGTTAGACAACATCAAGACAATTATATCCTTCGATATCGTCAGCTGTTCCATCAATACATTGTTGATATGTATGCTAAGGTCGAAAGCGAACGCTTGCGATTCCTTCGATTCAACCAGGCAAAACTACGATCGGAAGAATATATTCACTTACGAGATGCTGTTGCTGGAAACATCGATGGAAATTTAAATCCCAATGACATCGGTAATGCTTTCATTTTACCTTCAAGCTACATCGGCAGTCCACGGAACATGCAGGAATACATACAAGATGCGATCACTTACGTACGTCATTACGGCCGActggatttatttattacattcaCATGTAATCCGAATTGGGAAGAGATACAAACTTTACTATTGCCAGGACAACAAGCCATTCATCGTCATGATTTAATTGCACGTgtgtttaaacaaaaattgaaatccttaattgattttattgttaaatattcaatttttggtATCACACGTTGTTGGCTGTATACGATAGAGTGGCAAAAGCGAGGTTTGCCTCATGCCCACATTTTGGTTTGGCTTAAAGATAGAATCCGTCCTGAAGAAATCGATCAAATAATTTCAGCCGAAATTCCAGACCCATTAATTGATCAAGAATTATTTGATATTGTCACCAAACACATGATCCATGGGCCATGCGGTGCTTTCAACATGACGTCACCGTGCATAGAAAAtggaaaatgtaaaaaaaacttccCAAAGCCGCAGAAGTACTGAGAATAGTGGCCACACATTTACAATGCGACTGCCGAACTTTCCAAATCAAGTTGAGTTTGATAATCAGTGGGTGGTACCATACTCACCACTACTTTCAAAAACTTACAAAGCTCATATCAATGTTGAGCTTTGCAGTtctgttaaatcaattaagtatatttgtaaatatgtaAACAAAGGCAGTGATTTGGCCATATTTGAAGtacaaaacataaataaaaatgacgaAATAGCACGATACCAAATGGGCAGATACATTAGCAGCAATGAAGCTATTTGGCATATTCTCAGCTTTCCCATCCACGAAAGAGATCCTGCTGTCCAACATCTGGCAATACATCTTGAAAATGGTCAACGTGTATACTTCACTGAAGAAAATGTTCTCCAAAGAGCGTTCGAAGCTCCGAAAACGACTCtaactgaattttttacattgtgTCAAAAACCTGATGTTTTTGGCCAATTCGCGAAGACATTGGTGTATGGTGATGTTCCACGTTATTTCACATGGAACAAATCCAGTAAAAAATGGGAGCCACGGAAACAAGGAAAACCACATCCTTCCATTACAGGCATATTCAAAGCTAAGACATTGGGGAGACTTTACACGGTACATCCAAAGCAACGTGAGTGCTTCTATTTACGTTTGTTATTGGTGAATGTTCCCGGACCAAcgtcttttgaatttttacgaACAGTTAATGGTCGAGTATTCAATACATACCAGGATGCATGTCGTGAACTGCAATTGCTAGAAGACGATAACCATTGGGACTTAACGCTTGCTGATGCTGCGTTGACATCAACACCGAATAACATTCGTCAGTTGTTTGCAATTATTTTGACGACATGTTATCCCTCGCAAGCACAAACTTTGtgggaaaaatataaaaattgtatgaCAGAAGACATCTTGCACCGAATTAGACAAACAAATCAATGCCAAAACATAGATTATACACCAGAGATGTACAATGAAGCATTGGTCTTGATCGAGGATTTATGTGTtcttatttcaaatttaccACTTAATCATTATGGTATGCCATCACCTAATCGTCCACCCACCGACTTAGTCAATACCGATTTACAACGAGAAAATCAATATGACCATGGAAGTTTAGCAACAATTATCATGAACAGTGAACCATTACTGACAgcagaacaaaaaattatttatgatcggATTATGCTGGCTGTTGCTGCTGAACAAGgcggtttttttttcttggatgCACCCGGTGGAACCGGTAAGACATTTTTAATATCGTTGATTCTTGCCAAAATACGGTCGCAACAAAAAATCGCATTAGCAGTAGCATCGTCAGGCATTGCGGCTACTTTACTGGATGGTGGGCGAACAGCACATTCAACATTCAAGCTGCCATTGGACGTTGATAATAAACCAGATGCAAtgtgtaacatcaaaaaaaatagtggAATAGCTGCAGTGTTGCGGAAGAGTTCTATAATAATTTGGGATGAGTGCACAATGGCACACAAATATTCACTTGAAGCATTAAACAGAACTATGCAAGATTTAAACAgcaataataaacttttcgGTGGTGCTATCTTACTTTTGTCTGGTGACTTCCGGCAGACCTTACCGGTTATACCTCGCTCTACTTTCGCGGATGAGATTAATGCATGTTTGAAACAATCATTCTTATGGCGAAGTGTTGAAACACTTCGATTGACCATAAATATGCGAGTACAATTGCAAAATGATCCATCAGCACAAATATTTTCCGAACAACTACTAGATATTGGGAACGGTAAAATAGAACTGCAACCAAATACGCAATGCATTAAACTACCAGACAATTTTTGCACTGTTGTTCaggataaaaatgaattgattCAGAGTATTTTCCCGGATATacagaataattatttgaatcatGAATGGCTTAGTCAACGGGCGATTTTGGCAGCCAAAAACGTTGATGTTGACGAAATTAACTTCCAGATACAACAGTTGTTACAAGGCGATCTGATGTCTTTTAAATCAATCGATACTGTTGTTGATGAAAATGaaagtataaattttccgattgaatttttaaattcattagaTATCCCTGGAATGCCACCGCATAATCTTCGATTAAAGATTGGTTCCTCTATTATTCTCCTCCGTAATTTGAATCCACCTCAATTATGTAACGGTACGCGTTTGGTCATCAAAAAGATCACCGGAAACATTCTTGAAGCAACCATTTTGGCTGGGAAGTTTAAAGAAAAAGTGGTCCTGCTGCCACGTATTCCGATGATACCATCAGATTCTACCATACCCTTCAAAAGGCTACAGTTTCCAATTCGTTTAGCTTTCGCCatgtctataaataaatctcaaGGTCAAACAATGTCCATTTGTGGTTTAGATTTGGAAAATCCATGTTTTTCTCATGGGCAACTATATGTTGCGTGTTCACGTGTTGGGAAACCGTCGAATCTATTTGTGTTAGCTAAAGACAGGTTAACCAAAAACATTGTGCACCGATtggtgttaaattaaattgaaattgaaagtatttataattcaaaaaaatagatattaaTGTTTAAAAGTTTAAGACTGTCTGCCTTGCCTACCTCATTCATGAGTTTAAGCGTCACATGTTATTTACTGTATTATACTGTAATATACttatatttgttataaaattaaatggaaataataaatctgataaatttttattttgtacctATTGATTTCTGCTTAATATCAAGTGTAagaacattttaattaattatattcaacgTACTTCCCCTTCAAATCTCAATCCAGTGAATTTGTATACCAACATCAACATTTTCGTCTTTGTtcgtaaataatttcattgtacTAAAGGGTTATAGTAGTAGAAAGTCAAATAAGGAGATcaccatatttttttacaaataccatCTGTGTGAAAAAGCATAGTGGACTCCGTGACTGATGTTCTCTCATTGTTCCTCTTAGATTGTTTactataatgtaatataacaAAAACTTTAGCCACAGCAACGCGtggccgggtcagctagtatatatatatatgtcggagatGAGAATAGCTGGGTTCTTCCCAAGGGATGGGAAAATCCTAAGCACTTTTAGTTTATAgctagaaaataaaacttagaattttaatttttacgacTTAATCCGCTAaggaaattttagttaaacttTCCTTAAGTCTTTTATGACGGTAGGCTCGGGTTCGAAAGATCACATCTGCGGGTCTAACGTAGCCACGGTCAAGGGACAGCAATACCCAAGTGTACATCTTCGGAATGTACAATTGCAAAACGTAgcttgtacatttttttttcagaataattaCCTGAAGGAGCTAcggattgaaaaataagttttgAGAAGAGT
Coding sequences within it:
- the LOC123258916 gene encoding uncharacterized protein LOC123258916, which encodes MPPKKSNLNNASSKGSRRKRVERAQQLPKQIETRNAAQRIRTAESRAQESQEQRDKRLQQNITRTRAARERNIATVRVLDRQRQRISRSLTRASFVRLAFEYAPDINYSAHSKIAIGGMDKVCQYCQALKFRNEAAGMCCASGKVVLSPLPAPPEPLLSLLTGNSDDSKLFLRKIRKFNSCFQMTSFGATKICDRASDGRNFETTFKIQGQVYHKIGSLMPMPDNNPKFLQIYFMGDCEERVTTQCLYNFIEQAEERAIVILLENFLEDHIQLIQLIKRVSPRLQNDNYQIVIKADKVPLGEHAGRFNAPTVDEVAVIMVGDPVDKRSIKITRQDNTVSTISDLHRSYDALQYPLIFWQGQDEYHLNIKQYDPNTGKFDNYLFTFLLYV
- the LOC123258917 gene encoding uncharacterized protein LOC123258917, coding for MRLPNFPNQVEFDNQWVVPYSPLLSKTYKAHINVELCSSVKSIKYICKYVNKGSDLAIFEVQNINKNDEIARYQMGRYISSNEAIWHILSFPIHERDPAVQHLAIHLENGQRVYFTEENVLQRAFEAPKTTLTEFFTLCQKPDVFGQFAKTLVYGDVPRYFTWNKSSKKWEPRKQGKPHPSITGIFKAKTLGRLYTVHPKQRECFYLRLLLVNVPGPTSFEFLRTVNGRVFNTYQDACRELQLLEDDNHWDLTLADAALTSTPNNIRQLFAIILTTCYPSQAQTLWEKYKNCMTEDILHRIRQTNQCQNIDYTPEMYNEALVLIEDLCVLISNLPLNHYGMPSPNRPPTDLVNTDLQRENQYDHGSLATIIMNSEPLLTAEQKIIYDRIMLAVAAEQGGFFFLDAPGGTGKTFLISLILAKIRSQQKIALAVASSGIAATLLDGGRTAHSTFKLPLDVDNKPDAMCNIKKNSGIAAVLRKSSIIIWDECTMAHKYSLEALNRTMQDLNSNNKLFGGAILLLSGDFRQTLPVIPRSTFADEINACLKQSFLWRSVETLRLTINMRVQLQNDPSAQIFSEQLLDIGNGKIELQPNTQCIKLPDNFCTVVQDKNELIQSIFPDIQNNYLNHEWLSQRAILAAKNVDVDEINFQIQQLLQGDLMSFKSIDTVVDENESINFPIEFLNSLDIPGMPPHNLRLKIGSSIILLRNLNPPQLCNGTRLVIKKITGNILEATILAGKFKEKVVLLPRIPMIPSDSTIPFKRLQFPIRLAFAMSINKSQGQTMSICGLDLENPCFSHGQLYVACSRVGKPSNLFVLAKDRLTKNIVHRLVLN